From the Chiroxiphia lanceolata isolate bChiLan1 chromosome Z, bChiLan1.pri, whole genome shotgun sequence genome, one window contains:
- the LOC116781076 gene encoding programmed cell death 1 ligand 2-like isoform X2 — protein MFQILTILLLDTQLSMVSALFTVEVPQQLYIAEYGNNVTMECRFPVNGSVNLELLTVVWEQKRPGWLKSKEVYTLRNGKAVPPSQHPDYIGRASLLQSELKLGRAILQIISVKITDAGSYLCLINYQGVDYKYITLEVKEGFPLAEVFWQNEKNFNLSGPANTTYTLTADGLYNVTSILTFKPNMSENYSCVFWNKELNGETSAHISTSALMSTQNSGQKSLMSFIIPTCVTVAVLLSALIIFQKRKSFKNGQSRKGRKRKLNPNPKDENRDDSNTQTEALYLSTVTASRDSEIWFCENSSSYMP, from the exons ATGTTTCAGATCCTCACAATTCTGTTGCTGGATACACAGCTCTCCATGGTTTCAG cTTTATTTACAGTTGAAGTTCCTCAACAGCTCTACATTGCAGAGTATGGGAACAATGTGACTATGGAATGCAGATTCCCTGTGAATGGCTCAGTAAATCTAGAACTCCTAACTGTTGTTTGGGAGCAGAAAAGGCCAGGCTGGTTGAAATCAAAAGAGGTGTATACACTCCGCAATGGGAAGgcagtccctccatcccagcatcCTGATTACATAGGAAGAGCATCACTTCTGCAGAGTGAATTGAAGCTGGGACGAGCTATCCTTCAGATCATCAGTGTGAAGATCACAGATGCGGGATCATATCTTTGTCTCATTAACTACCAGGGTGTGGACTACAAGTATATTACTTTGGAAGTAAAAG AAGGCTTTCCTCTGGCGGAGGTTTTTTGGCAAAATGAGAAGAACTTCAATCTCAGTGGACCTGCAAATACCACCTATACACTGACTGCAGATGGCCTCTACAATGTCACCAGTATCCTGACATTCAAACCAAATATGAGTGAGAACTACAGCTGTGTGTTCTGGAATAAAGAACTGAATGGAGAAACTTCAGCTCATATTTCCACTTCAG CTTTAATGAGTACACAGAACAGCGGACAAAAATCCCTGATGTCATTTATCATCCCCACATGTGTGACTGTAGCGGTCCTTCTTTCTGCACTAAtaatatttcagaagagaaaatcaTTCAAGAATGGGCAATCCAGAAAAG gcaggaaaagaaaactgaaccCTAACCCGAAAGATGAAAACA GAGATGATTCTAACACTCAAACTGAGGCTTTGTACTTGTCAACTGTCACAGCTTCAAGAGACAGTGAGATTTGGTTCTGTGAAAACTCTTCATCTTATATGCCATAA
- the LOC116781076 gene encoding programmed cell death 1 ligand 2-like isoform X1, with translation MFQILTILLLDTQLSMVSALFTVEVPQQLYIAEYGNNVTMECRFPVNGSVNLELLTVVWEQKRPGWLKSKEVYTLRNGKAVPPSQHPDYIGRASLLQSELKLGRAILQIISVKITDAGSYLCLINYQGVDYKYITLEVKASYKRINTQVMRKPGEDMFVFMCQSEGFPLAEVFWQNEKNFNLSGPANTTYTLTADGLYNVTSILTFKPNMSENYSCVFWNKELNGETSAHISTSALMSTQNSGQKSLMSFIIPTCVTVAVLLSALIIFQKRKSFKNGQSRKGRKRKLNPNPKDENRDDSNTQTEALYLSTVTASRDSEIWFCENSSSYMP, from the exons ATGTTTCAGATCCTCACAATTCTGTTGCTGGATACACAGCTCTCCATGGTTTCAG cTTTATTTACAGTTGAAGTTCCTCAACAGCTCTACATTGCAGAGTATGGGAACAATGTGACTATGGAATGCAGATTCCCTGTGAATGGCTCAGTAAATCTAGAACTCCTAACTGTTGTTTGGGAGCAGAAAAGGCCAGGCTGGTTGAAATCAAAAGAGGTGTATACACTCCGCAATGGGAAGgcagtccctccatcccagcatcCTGATTACATAGGAAGAGCATCACTTCTGCAGAGTGAATTGAAGCTGGGACGAGCTATCCTTCAGATCATCAGTGTGAAGATCACAGATGCGGGATCATATCTTTGTCTCATTAACTACCAGGGTGTGGACTACAAGTATATTACTTTGGAAGTAAAAG CATCCTACAAGAGAATAAACACTCAAGTAATGAGAAAACCAGGTGAAgacatgtttgtttttatgtGCCAGTCAGAAGGCTTTCCTCTGGCGGAGGTTTTTTGGCAAAATGAGAAGAACTTCAATCTCAGTGGACCTGCAAATACCACCTATACACTGACTGCAGATGGCCTCTACAATGTCACCAGTATCCTGACATTCAAACCAAATATGAGTGAGAACTACAGCTGTGTGTTCTGGAATAAAGAACTGAATGGAGAAACTTCAGCTCATATTTCCACTTCAG CTTTAATGAGTACACAGAACAGCGGACAAAAATCCCTGATGTCATTTATCATCCCCACATGTGTGACTGTAGCGGTCCTTCTTTCTGCACTAAtaatatttcagaagagaaaatcaTTCAAGAATGGGCAATCCAGAAAAG gcaggaaaagaaaactgaaccCTAACCCGAAAGATGAAAACA GAGATGATTCTAACACTCAAACTGAGGCTTTGTACTTGTCAACTGTCACAGCTTCAAGAGACAGTGAGATTTGGTTCTGTGAAAACTCTTCATCTTATATGCCATAA